Proteins encoded within one genomic window of Oryza brachyantha chromosome 7, ObraRS2, whole genome shotgun sequence:
- the LOC102715677 gene encoding probable histone H2A.2: MAGRGKAIGSGAAKKAMSRSSKAGLQFPVGRIARFLKAGKYAERVGAGAPVYLAAVLEYLAAEVLELAGNAARDNKKTRIVPRHIQLAVRNDEELSRLLGTVTIASGGVMPNIHNLLLPKKAGGSAKAAAGDDDN, from the exons ATGGCCGGGAGAGGGAAGGCGATCGGCTCGGGCGCCGCCAAGAAGGCCATGTCGCGGAGCTCCAAGGCCGGGCTGCAGTTCCCCGTCGGCAGGATCGCTCGGTTCCTGAAGGCCGGCAAGTACGCCGAGAGGGTCGGTGCCGGCGCACCCGtctacctcgccgccgtgctcgagTACCTCGCCGCtgag GTTCTTGAGCTCGCCGGGAACGCCGCGAGGGACAACAAGAAGACCCGCATAGTGCCGCGCCACATCCAGCTCGCCGTCCGCAACGACGAGGAGCTGTCCCGCCTGCTCGGCACGGTCACCATCGCCAGCGGAGGAGTCATGCCCAACATCCACAACCTGCTCCTCCCCAAGAAGGCCGGTGGCAGCGCCaaggccgcggccggcgacgacgacaactaG
- the LOC102709100 gene encoding uncharacterized protein LOC102709100 translates to MARVEAVVVCLLIIAMDVVAGVLGIHAERAQHQGRRLRILFIECRQPVRQAYELGVAAAAVLAASQAVANAAGGCSCACSGDRRPTPNRKMASFALVISWIVVVVGLALLILGALPNAKRKAAECGLPRHRFLSIGGVLCFVHALFCLVYYVSANAAKREEAR, encoded by the exons ATGGCGAGAGTCGAGGCCGTGGTGGTCTGCCTCCTGATCATCGCCAtggacgtcgtcgccggcgtcctcgGCATCCACGCGGAGAGAGCGCAGCACCAG GGGAGGCGGCTGAGGATACTGTTCATCGAGTGCAGGCAGCCGGTCCGGCAGGCGTACGAGCtcggcgtcgcggcggccgccgtgctGGCGGCGTCGCAAGCCGTCGCGAACGCCGCCGGCGGGTGCTCGTGCGCGTgctccggcgaccggcggccaACGCCCAACCGGAAGATGGCGTCCTTCGCGCTCGTCATCTCGTG gatcgtggtggtggtggggttgGCGCTGCTGATCCTGGGGGCGCTGCCCAACGCgaagaggaaggcggcggagtGCGGGCTGCCGCGCCACCGCTTCCTCTCCATCGGCGGCGTCCTCTGCTTCGTCCACGCGCTCTTCTGCCTCGTCTACTACGTCTCCGCCAACGCCGCCAAGCGGGAGGAGGCCCGGTGA
- the LOC102715954 gene encoding 54S ribosomal protein L24, mitochondrial, with protein MSFRAREMYKKVVRRVGGEGKLPAELMESVKNMLPDSKVVMGRAKRGIYAGRHIQFGNKVSEDGGNKSRRTWKPNVQEKRLFSYIHDRHIKVKVTTHALRCIDKAGGIDEYLLKTPYNKMDTEMGIVWKAKIEKMYSQLAQMEVGFFPPEEEAKIEQGFEEVRAAKREHRREARKALAKQTQLEAGNAGPEQTAGASSDVAVKS; from the exons ATGTCGTTCCGCGCGCGGGAGATGTACAAGAAGGTGGTGCGCCGTGTGGGCGGCGAGGGGAAGCTGCCGGCGGAGCTGATGGAGTCGGTGAAGAACATGCTGCCCGACAGCAAGGTCGTCATGGGCAGGGCCAAGCGCGGCATCTACGCCGGCCGCCACATCCAGTTCGGCAACAAGGTCTCCGAGGACGGCGGGAACAA GTCAAGGCGAACATGGAAACCAAATGTTCAGGAGAAGCGTCTTTTTAGCTATATCCATGACCGGCACATTAAAGTCAAGGTAACCACACATGCGCTTCGGTGCATTGACAAAGCTGGTGGGATAGATGAATACCTCCTGAAGACACCTTACAACAAAATGGATACTGAGATGGGGATTGTCTGGAAGGCAAAGATTGAGAAGATGTATTCACAGCTAGCTCAAATGGAGGTTGGCTTCTTCCCTCCTGAGGAAGAGGCTAAGATTGAACAAGGTTTTGAGGAGGTTAGAGCTGCCAAGAGAGAACACCGTAGGGAAGCAAGAAAAGCTTTGGCTAAACAGACTCAACTAGAAGCAGGTAACGCTGGTCCTGAGCAAACAGCTGGAGCTTCTTCTG